One window of Trichoderma breve strain T069 chromosome 3, whole genome shotgun sequence genomic DNA carries:
- a CDS encoding nuclear pore protein, protein MDQGLSFDLNVGPEVEEFANALDNCLSPFLSQEDKRARIIDLPRKYYENAVRRLQQARPKRARSGYEDVDMDADEIETADGDGLSGEADEVKQLEKEVQTWDLIRRLLPLRYATPEAKTDDRPSIEMDTGSTQSDLLLEFLNSDPLARERHAVLQWLQSNAADGPDIDDLARDLLKQADRGDIIAHGWLHTRATIKLRKNLTAWNGLLDRQQPRVMESHVNKDGAPLITQLDPDAITRQGRKLEPADEYFERAIWLGCFEHLRRGSSLEELREWCQERTEMWRAVSMSAMLLSEDQTVPVDDLKPESLALWRRMCFALARQGGSDDYERAVYGLLSGDITSVEKIARRWDDFLFANYNALLRTQFDSYVLSRCPPNVTSTLTQNFPSFDAVQFLGKPQGVEKRLVRSLESQPRTHDEATEPSKALQAAFIARDVERHLYEQGLVMIADANANGKSILLPSSEPINSGVVKKKYFSLDQDDGLRIVSHVYVLTALMKKFGGAQKKVSNFSPPPQLTFSQESILAGYTDYLRRAGLPELIPLYCSILEAPRQYDVLSWNLIHEEDPEQRLLQLKLIKKAGIDVLKFVDRQVVLFYEALGDKAPQQAAFSIISDGPSTPQFGKLIKADFFGYEEGVVSSGDDHVIRSLEWLLMVDGKWADVFSMGTKVYKFFLRSGRLGAARRLYERISFEKIIQGISGQEETEDIWYEDADFWAKLLERSEVSNMSPEQVQAEARIFRGLEALVKALDGLETIASLMLISTELSHGDREFWGPAGESIKNVKDYMKPLLKGWLMPAIKAGDAELQDIRAAYLPETILAYISALHFAGTGLSRENLLECMELAALVAERESDLKDVFADAKRMTELVEAFAACSKALAIATGEKRPSGSGSKKQREMGWSRDLWSVKTGTGDASVIGPA, encoded by the exons ATGGATCAAGGGCTGTCGTTCGACCTCAATGTCGGCCCCGAGGTGGAAGAATTTGCCAACGCCCTTGACAACTGTCTCTCGCCATTCCTATCGCAGGAAGACAAACGAGCCCGAATCATCGACCTCCCTCGGAAGTACTACGAAAATGCTGTTCGAAGACTGCAACAGGCGCGGCCGAAGCGAGCTCGCAGTGGCTACGAAGATGTAGATATGGATGCTGACGAGATCGAGACGGCCGATGGGGATGGCCTCTCTGGGGAAGCGGATGAGGTTAAACAGCTGGAAAAAGAAGTGCAGACCTGGGACCTTATCCGACGACTACTCCCCCTACGCTACGCAACCCCAGAAGCAAAGACAGACGACCGGCCATCAATAGAAATGGACACAGGCTCGACGCAGTCCGATTTGCTGCTCGAGTTTCTGAATTCGGATCCCTTGGCTCGAGAGCGCCATGCGGTGCTGCAGTGGCTTCAGAGCAACGCGGCCGATGGCCCGGATATTGACGACTTGGCCCGAGATCTTCTGAAACAGGCCGACCGAGGGGATATCATTGCACATGGCTGGCTTCACACGCGAGCAACGATTAAGCTACGGAAGAATTTGACGGCATGGAATGGGCTGCTGGATCGTCAGCAACCCAGAGTTATGGAGTCTCATGTCAACAAGGATGGTGCTCCCCTGATTACGCAGTTGGACCCTGATGCCATCACCCGCCAGGGACGAAAGCTCGAGCCTGCAGACGAGTACTTTGAGCGTGCGATTTGGCTTGGCTGTTTTGAACACCTTCGCCGTGGTAGCAGCCTCGAGGAACTGCGCGAGTGGTGCCAGGAGCGGACGGAGATGTGGCGGGCTGTTTCCATGTCTGCCATGCTTCTCTCTGAGGACCAAACTGTCCCTGTTGACGACTTGAAGCCCGAGTCTCTGGCTCTCTGGAGACGCATGTGCTTTGCCTTGGCTCGACAGGGGGGCTCGGATGATTACGAACGTGCGGTGTATGGTTTACTCTCTGGCGATATCACCAGTGTTGAAAAGATTGCCCGGAGATGGGACGACTTTCTCTTTGCCAACTACAACGCGCTTTTACGAACCCAGTTTGACAGCTACGTACTGAGCCGATGTCCGCCAAATGTGACCTCGACATTGACTCAGAACTTCCCCTCCTTTGACGCCGTTCAATTCTTGGGAAAGCCACAAGGAGTTGAGAAGCGCCTTGTTCGTTCGCTAGAGTCCCAGCCAAGGACTCATGACGAGGCGACGGAGCCTAGTAAAGCTCTGCAAGCCGCGTTTATTGCCAGGGATGTTGAGCGCCACTTGTACGAACAAGGACTTGTCATGATTGCGGACGCCAACGCAAATGGCAAATCCATTCTTCTGCCTTCATCTGAGCCAATTAACTCTGGCgttgtgaagaagaagtactTTAGCCTAGATCAGGATGATGGGCTTCGCATTGTGTCACACGTCTATGTGCTCACAGccctgatgaagaagtttggCGGTGCCCAGAAAAAGGTCTCCAACTTTTCACCACCACCCCAGTTGACATTCTCTCAGGAGAGTATCTTGGCGGGGTATACAGATTACTTGCGTCGTGCCGGTCTCCCAGAGCTTATCCCTCTGTACTGCTCAATACTGGAGGCACCTAGGCAATATGACGTTCTGAGCTGGAATTTGATCCACGAGGAAGACCCCGAACAGCGCTTATTGCAGTTGAAGTTGATAAAGAAGGCCGGCATCGACGTCTTGAAGTTTGTGGACAGGCAGGTGGTGCTCTTTTACGAGGCATTGGGCGACAAGGCTCCTCAGCAAGCTGCTTTTAGCATCATCAGCGATGGACCCTCAACACCACAGTTTGGGAAGCTGATAAAGGCAGACTTCTTTGGCTATGAGGAGGGTGTCGTTTCGAGCGGTGATGACCATGTTATCCGTTCTTTGGAGTGGCTCTTGATGGTGGATGGAAAGTGGGCCGATGTCTTTTCTATGGGCACAAAGGTTTACAAGTTCTTCTTGC GTTCCGGACGACTGGGAGCTGCCCGACGGCTCTATGAGAGGATTTCATTCGAAAAGATTATTCAGGGGATTTCGGGACAGGAAGAAACTGAAGACATTTGGTATGAGGATGCCGACTTTTGGGCTAAGCTGCTGGAGCGCAGCGAGGTCTCCAACATGAGCCCCGAGCAGGTGCAGGCGGAGGCACGAATTTTCCGCGGACTTGAAGCTCTCGTCAAGGCTCTAGATGGCCTGGAGACAATTGCTTCATTGATGCTCATCTCTACTGA GCTGTCACATGGAGATCGGGAATTTTGGGGTCCGGCGGGTGAATCAATCAAGAACGTCAAGGATTACATGAAGCCCTTACTGAAGGGATGGCTGATGCCAGCAATCAAGG CTGGTGATGCCGAGCTACAGGATATTCGAGCTGCCTACCTACCAGAGACCATCTTGGCATACATCAGCGCTCTACATTTCGCTGGCACTGGCTTGTCACGGGAGAACCTTTTGGAATGCATGGAGCTCGCCGCCTTGGTAGCAGAACGCGAATCAGACCTCAAGGACGTCTTCGCCGACGCTAAGCGCATGACGGAGCTCGTCGAGGCCTTTGCCGCCTGCAGCAAGGCGCTGGCCATTGCCACcggagagaagaggccaTCTGGATCTggcagcaagaagcagcgggAGATGGGATGGTCGCGAGATTTGTGGTCGGTCAAGACTGGAACTGGGGACGCGAGCGTCATTGGGCCTGCGTAG